One Aspergillus oryzae RIB40 DNA, chromosome 2 genomic window carries:
- a CDS encoding ankyrin repeat domain-containing protein (predicted protein) has protein sequence MSPYDAPLQSKIRLDSQIPLAEISFPSYASSVSPSSSAGPLSSSPSPSQRPFIDSTDLTSLHSVYNPTSLAVHLDESSMPCGEAEIPTRQDSNFPRTPNLKSLMSGCNDPSAYQPWILTSSTVGEQMSSQALPHSPGPQHCSTPLPAETRPRWTTALHMAVAQGNFSVMRLLLSYGADPNAVNSEGATALHVGVMNGNYTMVAELLQRGADPTLTNAAGWLPLHQAVHAGDEGLYLTGYMVSGHMICTFASQ, from the exons ATGTCGCCATACGATGCACCTCTCCAAAGCAAAATACGGCTAGATAGCCAAATTCCACTCGCCGAGATCTCATTCCCGTCATACGCCTCGTCTGTctcgccatcatcgtcaGCAGGCCCACTCTCAAGTTCGCCGTCTCCCAGTCAGCGCCCGTTCATTGATTCAACAGATCTCACTTCCTTGCACTCTGTCTATAATCCAACATCACTCGCAGTGCACCTCGATGAAAGTAGTATGCCGTGCGGGGAGGCTGAGATCCCCACTCGGCAAGACAGCAATTTCCCTCGAACTCCAAACCTGAAAAGTCTGATGTCTGGCTGCAATGATCCATCGGCCTATCAGCCCTGGATATTAACCTCGTCAACGGTTGGTGAACAAATGAGCTCTCAAGCTCTTCCCCACAGTCCAGGCCCACAACATTGCAGCACGCCATTACCTGCCGAGACACGCCCACGATGGACTACGGCGTTACATATGGCCGTCGCGCAGGGCAATTTCTCGGTGATGCGTCTTTTACTGAGCTATGGAGCAGACCCCAACGCGGTCAACAGCGAAGGGGCTACGGCTCTTCATGTTGGGGTGATGAATGGAAATTACACGATGGTGGCCGAGCTCCTCCAGCGGGGGGCTGATCCCACTCTTACAAATGCGGCGGGCTGGCTTCCACTGCATCAGGCCGTTCATGCGGGTGATGAGGG ATTATACTTGACTGGCTACATGGTTTCTGGTCACATGATATGCACGTTCGCCTCCCAATGA
- a CDS encoding uncharacterized protein (predicted protein) produces the protein MRRFAPGIIAMEGVTIFFPCYELIVSRKQRDRILGEIRAWNEKKGGDSESDSGTSRSHAGSSRTNELYTIKALEKCLSEDSHALLRFAAVKEFSGENIIFLNYVRDWKATWARINAKNPEYDWHRDPQYHRLYFFKIAVEIYSACVNLKTAEFPINVESRIYSGLTTMFGEAVQCSGRRVSRGAATHMEEDTRALCLDENPYVSQSIMQIKSRVPDSVVVPSNFGISVFDEAEKSILALVFTNTWPKFIDSSSDDLSITF, from the coding sequence ATGCGCAGGTTTGCTCCTGGTATTATCGCAATGGAGGGCGTTACAATCTTTTTTCCATGTTATGAGCTTATTGTCTCCAGAAAGCAGCGAGATCGCATCCTCGGAGAAATTCGAGCCTGgaacgagaagaagggtgGAGATAGCGAGTCGGACTCGGGAACGTCGAGATCGCATGCTGGATCCAGCCGCACGAACGAACTGTACACGATAAAGGCATTGGAGAAGTGTCTATCGGAAGACTCGCATGCCCTACTGCGGTTTGCTGCAGTGAAGGAATTCAGCGGCGAGAACATCATCTTCCTGAATTATGTGCGAGACTGGAAGGCCACCTGGGCCAGGATCAATGCCAAAAATCCCGAATACGATTGGCACCGCGATCCTCAATATCACCGGCTTTACTTCTTCAAAATTGCGGTCGAGATCTATAGCGCCTGCGTCAATTTGAAAACGGCAGAGTTCCCTATCAATGTCGAATCGCGGATCTACTCCGGTTTAACGACCATGTTTGGCGAAGCAGTGCAATGCTCCGGTCGGCGTGTGTCCAGAGGCGCCGCAACACacatggaagaagacacTCGTGCTCTATGTCTGGATGAAAATCCTTACGTGAGCCAGAGCATCATGCAGATCAAGTCCCGTGTTCCAGACTCGGTCGTGGTTCCTTCGAACTTTGGTATTTCCGTTTTTGACGAGGCTGAGAAGTCCATCCTCGCTCTGGTGTTCACTAATACCTGGCCTAAATTTATTGATTCTTCGAGCGACGACTTGTCCATCACATTCTGA
- a CDS encoding uncharacterized protein (predicted protein) — protein MADSTDPDAKATRVMVPARHVHVDQSESGAFEVLKDNMTALEAEHLLKTRWAIVNIWRPLKPVPRDPLAVSDARSFRDEDLLEIYGRVPGKQAKKDYDAATNGSGFGMLYGKYSPGQQWFYMSDMKPDEALLIKCYDSRDDGRTARRTPHTAFVDPRTRDVKVARESLELRCLVFFEDQPLA, from the coding sequence ATGGCCGATTCCACTGACCCAGATGCGAAAGCGACAAGGGTGATGGTGCCTGCGCGGCATGTCCATGTGGATCAGTCAGAGTCCGGGGCGTTCGAGGTTCTGAAGGACAACATGACTGCGCTGGAAGCCGAGCACTTGTTGAAAACCCGGTGGGCTATCGTCAACATATGGCGCCCACTGAAGCCGGTTCCGCGGGACCCTTTGGCTGTATCGGATGCCCGTTCCTTCCGTGATGAGGATCTCCTTGAGATTTATGGACGGGTTCCTGGCAAGCAAGCGAAGAAAGACTACGATGCCGCGACGAATGGCAGTGGTTTTGGTATGCTTTACGGCAAATATTCACCTGGCCAACAGTGGTTTTATATGTCCGACATGAAGCCAGACGAGGCGCTGTTGATCAAATGTTACGATTCGAGGGATGATGGCCGGACCGCTAGAAGAACGCCTCATACGGCCTTTGTGGATCCAAGAACGCGGGATGTGAAGGTAGCTCGCGAGAGCTTGGAATTGAGATGTCTAGTCTTCTTCGAAGACCAGCCGCTAGCCTAG
- a CDS encoding MCT family MFS transporter (monocarboxylate transporter), producing the protein MDRSRTSSQDRDVLPPRGDEGRISPSLDKEKSPGPEDQPDAPPDGGLTAWLVVVGAWCTSFCSFGWVNSVGIFQNYYESHLLKHLSSSTISWIPSLQIFFMFAMGPIVGKLYDTFGARYLIIGGTFFHVFGLMMASISTQYYQLLLSQGICSAIGAAAIFQPALSAVSAWFNRKRGIAFATLSTGSSVGGVIFPIMVDRLIAKVGFGWSMRISAFMILFLLGIAIVTVKARRPPPQGPKPSGVQLLQPFKEPVFIVTLLGYMLLTYGVFIPINYVIVQAVASGMNADLASYLVPMLNGASLFGRLGAGFMSDRYGRYNIFIVMCIVAGVLVLALWIPATSNAPIIVFATLFGFASGAYVSLSPALIAQISPLKEVGYRTGLLFLFASVGGLTTSPIAGAILQNAGGDYTHMKIFSGVMLLGGTAFIITARIVGTGLKLVVKY; encoded by the exons ATGGATCGGAGCCGTACCAGTTCCCAAGACCGCGATGTCCTTCCGCCACGGGGTGACGAGGGACGCATTTCACCATCACTGGACAAGGAGAAATCTCCGGGTCCTGAAGATCAGCCGGATGCACCTCCTGATGGGGGATTAACTGCgtggctggtggtggtgggtgCGTGGTGCACGTCTTTCTGCAGCTTCGGATGGGTCAATA GTGTCGGGATATTCCAGAATTATTACGAATCTCATCTACTGAAGCATCTCTCTTCCAGTACCATCTCCTGGATTCCATCCTTGCagatcttcttcatgtttGCTATG GGCCCTATTGTTGGAAAGCTATACGACACATTTGGCGCTCGATACCTGATTATCGGAGGGACATTTTTCCATGTCTTTGGTCTAATGATGGCGTCAATCTCAACCCAGTACTACCAACTCTTGCTCTCCCAAGGTATCTGCAGCGCCATTGGGGCGGCCGCTATCTTTCAACCAG CTCTAAGCGCCGTAAGCGCTTGGTTTAATCGCAAACGGGGCATTGCTTTTGCTACTCTATCGACAGGCTCCAGCGTCGGTGGGGTGATCTTCCCCATCATGGTCGACCGTCTCATCGCCAAAGTCGGATTTGGATGGAGCATGCGAATTTCCGCCTTCATGATCTTGTTCCTGCTTGGGATCGCCATTGTGACCGTCAAGGCACGGCGTCCCCCACCGCAGGGCCCAAAACCTTCCGGAGTGCAGTTGCTCCAACCATTCAAGGAGCCCGTGTTCATCGTTACCCTGCTGGGATACATGCTGCTCACCTATGGCGTCTTTATCCCCATCAACTATGTCATCGTCCAGGCGGTCGCAAGTGGGATGAATGCCGACCTCGCATCCTACTTGGTCCCCATGTTGAACGGGGCCAGCCTCTTTGGCCGTCTCGGAGCTGGATTCATGTCCGATCGGTACGGTAGAtacaatatcttcattgtcATGTGTATCGTCGCTGGCGTGCTCGTCCTCGCTCTTTGGATCCCGGCTACCTCCAATGCGCCTATCATCGTGTTTGCGACGCTCTTTGGGTTTGCATCTGGAGCGTATGTTAGCCTTTCGCCCGCGCTGATCGCTCAGATCTCACCCTTAAAAGAGGTCGGGTATCGCACTGGTCTGCTATTCTTGTTTGCATCGGTGGGTGGGCTGACGACAAGTCCAATTGCCGGAGCGATCCTGCAGAATGCTGGTGGAGACTATACTCatatgaagatcttctcggGGGTGATGCTCTTAGGAGGAACGGCATTCATCATTACCGCGCGGATAGTTGGGACAGGTCTGAAATTGGTGGTGAAGTATTAG
- a CDS encoding fungal specific transcription factor domain-containing protein (predicted protein): MSLFLLTSEIAIAFQKVYHTTVDHTDNAQRLQTVQELTAYLESTYLCHCDTNIPIQKVAWLSTRSLLSKFEFFVYQLSLNNEQSQEAVSSAAERTLISACVCLEQSMELQTDDLLRGFRWLFASYNQFHCLMYVLWHLCAQPTGPHVVRVWNIVDLVFNVTENDPTRPDPGPTWKVLQHLREKAAQRRGNVAMSSPTQAHGPSDERVPESRTAEQHSGQELEGTGDGFGDLLAPPLDPSSLTEWINLSENLGMYRFEP, encoded by the coding sequence ATgagcctctttctcctcacATCGGAGATTGCCATCGCGTTCCAAAAGGTATACCACACTACTGTGGACCACACAGACAATGCCCAGCGACTCCAAACTGTCCAGGAACTGACGGCGTACCTGGAAAGTACCTACCTGTGTCACTGCGATACGAACATTCCCATCCAGAAGGTTGCGTGGCTGTCTACGcgctctcttctttccaagtTTGAGTTTTTCGTCTACCAGCTCAGCCTCAATAATGAACAATCGCAGGAGGCGGTTTCCTCCGCCGCCGAGCGAACGCTGATATCGGCATGTGTCTGCTTGGAACAAAGCATGGAACTCCAAACCGACGACCTGCTACGTGGGTTCCGTTGGTTATTCGCGAGCTACAATCAGTTCCACTGCTTGATGTATGTTCTATGGCACCTGTGCGCACAGCCCACCGGGCCTCACGTGGTTCGAGTGTGGAATATTGTCGACCTCGTCTTTAATGTGACTGAAAATGATCCAACTCGACCTGATCCGGGGCCGACGTGGAAAGTGCTGCAGCACTTGCGGGAAAAGGCAGCACAACGGAGAGGGAACGTCGCGATGTCCTCCCCGACTCAGGCTCATGGCCCGTCTGACGAACGTGTCCCGGAGTCCCGGACGGCTGAACAGCATTCGGGCCAGGAATTGGAAGGCACAGGAGACGGATTCGGGGATCTCTTGGCTCCTCCGCTGGATCCAAGCTCCTTGACGGAGTGGATTAACCTTTCGGAGAACTTGGGAATGTATCGGTTTGAGCCGTAG
- a CDS encoding cytochrome P450 (predicted protein) translates to MSRILGQCLGLMAGPRWKLLKGTAAPPFMHPTAVRSIGRIQEHVRAHFHDLETNGNLREGRIHPVQDLKMLPFFIVAEANYGSLTPAMKSELDSLAPARENLMKFVLFGGLARFNISRFFPTEANRQLRRFRSQWRAFNRAAYERAREKHPSAMVVQMYDAVHKGVLTEEQVAQTMDETLYANLDVTTGGLSWNLVFLAANPACQARLHEEISALTPAEEEGYISRNGTYLAACVLESSRLRPALPFTIPQSAPTERVVDGYRIPAGTNYVVDTWGLNVRDEFWAPDNSTYRPERFLNSSNTDLRYHFWRFGFGPRQCIGRYTADVVIRAILLHLVKHYELQMLEEGDFTQDPECWITHPDLQVKPN, encoded by the exons ATGAGCCGTATTCTAGGGCAGTGCTTGGGGCTCATGGCGGGTCCGCGCTGGAAGCTTTTAAAGGGGACTGCGGCACCACCTTTCATGCACCCAACAGCTGTCAGATCCATCGGTCGAATTCAAGAACATGTTCGGGCCCATTTCCATGATCTGGAAACAAACGGGAATCTCAGAGAAGGCCGGATACACCCCGTTCAAGATCTAAAGATGCTTCCGTTTTTCATCGTTGCGGAGGCAAACTATGGCTCCCTGACGCCAGCCATGAAATCCGAGCTCGATTCCCTCGCGCCGGCTCGAGAAAATCTCATGAAATTCGTTCTTTTCGGTGGTCTGGCCCGGTTTAATATCTCCCGCTTCTTTCCCACGGAAGCCAACCGTCAATTGCGGCGATTTCGCTCTCAATGGCGGGCTTTTAACCGCGCCGCATACGAGCGTGCCCGGGAGAAACACCCGTCGGCGATGGTCGTCCAGATGTACGACGCCGTCCATAAGGGCGTCCTGACGGAGGAACAGGTAGCACAAACGATGGACGAGACTCTCTACGCCAACCTGGACGTGACAACGGGGGGTCTGTCCTGGAATCTGGTGTTCTTGGCTGCCAACCCGGCCTGCCAAGCACGACTCCACGAAGAAATATCCGCGCTGACAcctgccgaggaagaagggtATATCTCTCGTAATGGAACCTACCTTGCAGCATGTGTGTTAGAGTCCTCCCGGCTCCGTCCAGCTCTCCCGTTTACCATTCCGCAATCGGCCCCGACAGAGCGTGTAGTCGATGGGTATCGTATCCCTGCTGGAACCAATTATGTAGTCGATACATGGGGATTGAACGTGCGAGATGAGTTCTGGGCGCCCGATAATAGCACATATCGCCCAGAGAGGTTCCTAAATAGCTCGAACACGGATCTACGATACCACTTCTGGCGGTTTGGATTTGGCCCTCGCCAGTGCATAGGGCGCTACACTGCGGACGTGGTGATCAGGGCCATTTTACTGCATTTGGTCAAGCATTATGAGCTGCagatgctggaggaaggggaTTTCACGCAGGACCCTGAGTGTTGGATCACGCATCCAGATTTACAGGTGAA GCCCAACTAG
- a CDS encoding uncharacterized protein (non-ribosomal peptide synthetase modules and related proteins), which translates to MSIFSSISSLGLEACYRHHVRTSPNATAVVDGDQSMTYRELETRVNDLASILGRENIEEEEPIGILVPMGIAHVVAQAAVLRLGGSCVPMDLSFPDQRINDLLRALKTRIVLTVESEKARFAEFQTILVDSKYANLHQNGYHEDTIPAVETGRNHRTHILHTSGTTGLPKPVEIMSKGITRMAFNTQCVEFKSTDRVAQISAPSFDAALFEIWTTLARGAAIVLLPKNVVIDPVALHDSLRKYRITSILVTTALLNHVVSAIPNAFEDLDYVLTGGEAANPSVMQVILENGPPKKLVHAYGPTECTIITTYHLTTLEEVRRGQTPIGRPLDNTTVHILDDNLQPVKEGIVGELYIGGDAVARGYLGRPEANAKSFLEVSHLSKDGSPVRIYRSGDLVRMLDTGAIEFVARADNMVKIRGFRIEPAEIEGALLKSEMVQGTVVLPVHRPGKETYIVAFVIPKHDGAFSLEQLDEYLRRRLPAYMMPRLEAVASLPLTVHGKIDRVAVMKKHMEETKRAEQQVLISSNVKDAGDSVTWLRTLWTSVLGISNIDNEASFFHLGGSSLQAAALLVHIRRRFGLTLTMQQIYDSPTLLGLASVIDAGHAKSKVDHSRLGIFIADSQLAKDIPVLSKEAPDWRSPSEGKVFLTGATGFLGTYFLRELIDRPDVRSVKCLVRASDAHSARTRLLGALDKYGLGWADNLDKVTAIAGDLGKDLFGLSETEFHELALWTSVIFHVGAHVNYVQPYEKHRNTNVYGTLNCIKLATTGRTKALHYTSTAAVTGPVSHFTGADKIPEDVDLGEFQGWLPYDIGYTQSKWVSEQLIHSMIAKGLPAIVFRPGFIMGDSLRGKGNCDDFMCRVFIGSIKLGYRPILPNQSKIMIPVDFIKTALLHITSNPYNFGRTFHLVPQTPEEDTDIETSWNMLKELGYDLKAVEYKDWLEILSKDKDLLTNPLLPMLPVLQELVRKHLTRWELYEDMATYDVTNTRRSLADRGKLKSGIGLEDLRRHVEDWVARGLVPSRN; encoded by the coding sequence ATGTCAATCTTTTCCAGCATCTCATCACTTGGCCTCGAGGCATGCTACCGCCATCATGTACGCACCTCTCCCAATGCTACTGCGGTAGTGGACGGAGACCAATCGATGACATATCGGGAGCTTGAGACCCGTGTCAACGATCTGGCCTCAATTCTAGGTCGGGAGAAcattgaagaggaggagcCAATTGGCATTCTTGTGCCCATGGGCATTGCACATGTCGTAGCCCAAGCGGCTGTGTTGCGCTTGGGAGGATCTTGTGTACCCATGGATCTGTCATTCCCCGACCAGCGCATCAATGACCTTTTACGCGCCTTGAAAACGCGCATTGTTCTCACAGTCGAGAGCGAGAAGGCTCGCTTTGCGGAGTTCCAAACGATTCTCGTGGATTCCAAGTATGCCAACCTCCATCAAAATGGATACCATGAAGACACGATCCCCGCTGTCGAGACCGGGCGCAATCACCGGACTCATATCCTGCACACCTCTGGGACAACAGGTCTGCCCAAGCCCGTGGAGATCATGTCGAAGGGGATCACGCGAATGGCTTTCAACACGCAATGTGTTGAGTTCAAAAGCACGGATCGAGTTGCGCAGATTTCAGCCCCCAGTTTTGATGCCGCTCTGTTTGAGATATGGACCACGCTTGCTCGCGGAGCCGCCATTGTTCTCCTCCCAAAGAACGTCGTTATTGATCCTGTCGCCCTTCATGACAGCCTGCGCAAATACCGTATCACTTCCATTCTGGTGACGACTGCACTATTGAACCATGTCGTGTCGGCCATTCCCAATGCGTTTGAAGACCTGGATTATGTGCTTACTGGCGGTGAGGCGGCGAATCCCAGTGTCATGCAAGTGATATTGGAGAATGGCCCACCGAAGAAGCTTGTCCACGCCTACGGACCTACCGAATGCACCATCATCACAACCTACCACCTCACGACATTGGAGGAAGTCCGCCGGGGGCAAACCCCTATTGGGAGACCATTGGACAATACCACGGTCCATATCCTGGATGATAACCTCCAGCCTGTCAAGGAAGGCATTGTCGGCGAACTCTATATCGGTGGCGACGCAGTTGCACGCGGTTACCTGGGGCGCCCAGAAGCAAATGCCAAGAGCTTCCTCGAAGTGTCCCATTTATCGAAGGATGGGTCACCGGTTCGCATCTACCGATCGGGGGATCTAGTACGTATGCTTGACACCGGCGCCATTGAGTTTGTGGCTCGAGCAGACAACATGGTCAAGATCCGTGGATTCCGCATCGAGCCAGCGGAGATCGAGGGGGCACTCCTGAAGAGCGAGATGGTCCAGGGTACAGTTGTACTGCCTGTTCATCGCCCGGGAAAAGAAACGTATATCGTGGCTTTTGTAATTCCCAAACATGATGGTGCATTTTCTCTGGAGCAGCTGGACGAATATCTGCGGCGGCGGCTACCGGCGTACATGATGCCCCGGTTGGAGGCTGTCGCCTCGCTACCATTGACCGTTCATGGTAAGATCGATCGTGTGGCAGTCATGAAGAAGCatatggaagaaacaaagagggCCGAACAACAGGTTCTTATATCCTCCAACGTCAAAGATGCCGGAGACAGTGTAACCTGGTTACGTACCTTGTGGACATCGGTGCTCGGCATTAGCAACATTGACAACGAGGCCAGTTTCTTCCACTTGGGAGGCAGCTCACTACAGGCAGCCGCGCTGCTGGTCCACATTCGTCGGCGCTTCGGCTTGACATTGACCATGCAGCAAATCTACGACTCTCCCACCCTTCTTGGCCTGGCCAGCGTGATTGATGCTGGTCATGCCAAAAGCAAAGTCGACCACTCCCGGCTTGGAATATTCATCGCCGACTCCCAATTGGCGAAGGACATTCCGGTTCTGTCGAAAGAAGCTCCAGATTGGAGAAGCCCCTCCGAAGGTAAGGTGTTTCTGACTGGAGCAACTGGATTCCTTGGGACGTACTTCTTGCGTGAGTTGATCGACCGCCCCGATGTCAGAAGCGTCAAGTGCCTGGTTCGTGCTTCGGACGCGCACTCTGCCCGGACACGGCTTCTCGGCGCTTTGGACAAATACGGGCTGGGATGGGCGGACAATCTGGACAAGGTGACAGCTATTGCGGGAGACCTGGGCAAGGATTTGTTCGGACTGTCCGAGACCGAATTCCATGAACTAGCTCTCTGGACTAGCGTCATCTTTCACGTCGGCGCGCATGTAAACTACGTCCAACCGTACGAGAAGCACCGTAACACTAACGTCTATGGAACTCTGAACTGCATCAAGCTTGCGACGACCGGACGAACCAAGGCACTTCATTATACATCGACCGCCGCCGTCACAGGGCCAGTGTCTCACTTCACAGGCGCAGACAAAATCCCGGAGGATGTAGATCTTGGTGAGTTCCAGGGCTGGCTGCCCTATGATATCGGTTACACGCAGAGCAAGTGGGTATCGGAGCAATTGATCCATTCTATGATCGCAAAGGGCCTACCGGCGATTGTATTCCGGCCGGGCTTCATCATGGGTGACAGTCTTCGTGGCAAGGGGAACTGTGACGACTTCATGTGCCGGGTGTTTATCGGCTCTATCAAGTTGGGATACCGTCCCATTCTCCCGAATCAAAGCAAGATCATGATTCCTGTTGATTTTATCAAGACCGCTCTGCTGCATATCACGTCGAATCCCTACAACTTCGGACGGACTTTCCACCTGGTACCACAAACGCCCGAGGAGGACACGGACATTGAAACTTCCTGGAACATGCTCAAGGAACTAGGGTATGACCTGAAGGCCGTTGAGTACAAGGATTGGTTGGAGATACTATCgaaggacaaggatctgCTCACCAACCCACTGTTGCCAATGTTACCAGTACTGCAGGAGCTAGTGCGGAAGCATCTGACGCGATGGGAGCTTTACGAGGACATGGCCACTTACGATGTCACAAATACCAGAAGGTCCCTAGCAGATCGTGGAAAGCTGAAGTCTGGTATTGGGCTGGAGGACTTACGTCGACATGTTGAGGATTGGGTCGCTCGAGGACTAGTGCCTTCGAGGAACTAA
- a CDS encoding uncharacterized protein (predicted protein), which produces MASTYPDGIFDNLGKFYASVAIVWMVALLVGSVFLVLHRHEQCIRIRNLPLALSAVSCLHIYWILCMLAYTMAGAYPCGVEYWIMSIYLPLGIALFQANSMQLLSVSGIQEKMLHTAHHPQRASYSTGSKGPNEYLRQWKQMNLVHRTEVAIAVGMAVQLCLSLSIYLASRKFHGFGSFSEHGSLAECRRGPEW; this is translated from the exons ATGGCTTCCACCTACCCCGACGGAATCTTCGATAATCTAGGCAAATTCTATGCCTCAGTGGCCATCGTATGGATGGTCGCCCTCCTCGTCGGCTCCGTCTTCCTCGTGCTTCATCGCCATGAGCAATGCATTCGCATTCGGAACCTACCTCTCGCCCTGAGCGCGGTATCATGTCTTCATATCTACTGGATTCTTTGCATGTTGGCATACACCATGGCCGGTGCATACCCCTGCGGTGTGGAATACTGGATCATGAGCATCTATCTGCCATTGGGAATCGCTCTATTCCAAGCCAACAGCATGCAGCTCCTAAGCGTCTCCGGCATTCAAGAGAAGATGCTCCATACCGCACACCACCCGCAGAGAGCCAGTTATAGTACCGGTTCAAAAGGCCCCAATGAATACTTGCGTCAGTGGAAGCAAATGAACTTGGTCCACCGAACGGAAGTGGCCATTGCCGTGGGAATGGCAGTCCAA CTGTGTCTGTCGCTCTCTATTTACCTCGCCTCTCGGAAGTTCCATGGTTTTGGCAGCTTCTCCGAACATGGCAGCCTGGCGGAGTGTCGGCGAGGCCCTGAATGGTAA
- a CDS encoding uncharacterized protein (predicted protein), translating to MTMERSCTQCHQRKVRCSKTLPCSACVRLGATCRFPTTDANAHRPRRVQKITITDRIAQLERSLTILANSAGPLQGPENPNVRDTSTTLLPEPPQSPNRAQEVLVPDGASTRYINETFLSQILDKERALYKVIGTPRETEEITSGLRPEGLLASSRRPTNWSNELELSRWQSAQLWQIYRNNVDPVVKILHLPTVEPLVYATMNGEGSDDCRALLFAIYFAAVTSLSEVDAANLLGRDRRSCLLDFQACIEKVVIDAACLDAPTMLSLQALAIYIVRLACPIPAQSN from the coding sequence ATGACTATGGAGCGATCATGCACCCAGTGTCATCAGCGCAAAGTCCGATGTAGCAAGACGCTGCCCTGCTCGGCGTGCGTGCGTCTCGGGGCGACGTGTCGATTCCCCACCACCGACGCCAACGCTCATCGGCCTCGGAGGGTTCAAAAAATCACCATCACCGATCGGATTGCTCAGCTGGAACGGAGTCTGACGATTTTAGCAAACAGTGCTGGGCCCTTGCAAGGTCCTGAGAATCCGAACGTCCGAGACACGTCCACGACGTTACTGCCAGAACCACCGCAATCTCCCAATCGCGCACAGGAGGTTCTTGTTCCGGACGGTGCTTCGACTCGCTACATCAATGAAACATTCCTGTCGCAGATCCTGGACAAAGAAAGGGCCCTTTACAAAGTCATAGGTACTCCAcgggagacggaggaaatCACCTCAGGCTTGCGACCGGAAGGCCTGTTGGCAAGCTCCAGACGCCCTACAAATTGGAGTAACGAGTTGGAGCTTTCGCGCTGGCAGTCTGCACAGTTATGGCAGATATATCGCAACAATGTCGACCCCGTAGTCAAAATTCTTCACCTGCCGACGGTGGAGCCGCTGGTGTATGCGACCATGAATGGTGAAGGTTCGGACGACTGCAGGGCTCTTCTGTTTGCCATTTACTTTGCTGCTGTGACCAGCCTGTCGGAGGTCGACGCCGCAAACCTCCTCGGTCGCGATAGACGATCCTGCTTACTGGACTTCCAAGCCTgtattgaaaaggttgtAATCGACGCCGCCTGTCTGGACGCGCCGACCATGTTGTCCCTGCAGGCCCTAGCAATCTATATCGTGAGATTAGCCTGTCCCATCCCTGCGCAATCGAACTGA